The genomic segment CTTTTTAACCAATTAGACCAATTAGAAActaagaggttttttttttataaccaccCTTTCATATAATCCTCAATCATACTGAGCTCTTGAAATGGTTGTCTGGTGCTTCTTCTCTCCACTCTCAGCCACTTTACTCTGTAACTCCTTCAGAGTGACTGACCTCACTGTGACTTCCCACACCAGTCTCTGTATTGTTTTTGCATTAAGTTTTGAGGGAGGGCCTTGCCTAGCTAGTGTGTGGGTGGCATGATGCAGCTTGGACTTCCTCACTATTGGTCGAACAGTGCTTACTGGAAATGTCCAACCTTTTAGATAATTTTACTAACTATTCTTAAGTCCTGAAATTGTATTACCTTATCTTTAATTTCCATGCCTTAGTcttcatttttactcatttccttCAGACTGACTGTTCAATGACACGGTCAATCTTCAATGACAGTTCGACTGGGGTGATTTTTGTCCAGAAAATTGTAGCTGATTTAATATTTCACAGGTGAAGGCCAATTATAAGTCAACTGTCTTCTCATTAAGACAGTATCTTTCATCAGGATTTTGAAAATTAACACTAAAAGAACATGAGATTACAATAAATACTCAGTCTGTACCGGAGTTCTTGGaatattttgtcatatttgtTGCCCAAAgggcttgattttgctgcagtgtttttcaaaatttgcgaagcaatttgctgttgtgttttttttttttttttttttttttttaaataagggaGATctacaattgcatgaaatttttGCATGAGTGATGTTTGAGACCTTTTCGCTATACTCTTGTTGCGATATGCGTGAATCAGgtagggctttgactgaatgcatgttgtgatggtCACTTAGCCCAAATCAGAAGTAAACCTgctgtaatttagaaaaattgtaagcagctctgaatattgcggagtttcttgattttgtgttaatttctatgatcacaaaatcctggagggactgaatactAAAATGTTGAAtgtgtatttgattttttttcctattccAAAAGATCTGATAAATTCCAGTATGGTTAAATACCattgcaaggcactgtatattgCATGAATCTACCATTGGTAAATCCTTATccttagttttgtttttatgcctCTACCACTGGGTGGTGGATAGATTGTTTTCGGGTTGTctgtccatgcatccatccGAGATTCTTGTTAACGCAATATCTCAAGTGGTTGAATATTGATGTATGGAATTATAGTAGAGCACCGGATTAGATTTTATAATTGTTCTAAAAGGGGTCCAGGTCAAATATCTGATTGTTTTCTACAATAgcttgaaaaaatattttaatgaaaatttttCAAGCTATTTGAAACATACAAGTTAGTAAGAAGAAGGACTAGACTCGTTGGCAGCCAAGGCATCCCCATCGGCACTGATGGCATtaaatttagtttgttttttattggcAGCCAAGGCATCCCCATTGGCACTGATGGCATtaaatttagttgtttttttttttttgcttttcagagTGTGTTGCCCAGggctttaatttgtcacttcTAATTATAGTACACAAAGCATGTGTTCTGaactgaaaacatttaaaattagaGGACCATTTATGTTTAGTGCATTCATATACTAAATACTACAGGtgcgtctaaaaaaaaaaaaaaaattttagaaGATTGtggaaaagctcattttcccCATAGTTTACTTTAAagagtggaactttcatatattctagattcattacacatatagtgaaatatttcaagccttttttggtTTTAACCTTGATTATTATGGCTTATCATTgtattgatgcagtaatttgtgcaaaacgAGCCccaaccaagtattgagtgcataaattaatgtacttttcagaaggttgacatttctgtattataaatactttattctaatattttgagatactggatttttttatttccttgagCTTTAAGCCAtaatcaagatttaaaaaaggcttgaaatatttcactttgtgtaatgaatctagaatatatgaaagttccactttttgaattaaattacggaaaaaataacttttgcactatattctaattttttgagatgcatttgtatatgttttgcataattcaattttaatgaaatttttgTATGATTTGTACGGCCATGGTCTGtagtattttgttttaatcaaaataagcactatttaaaaaactgttaaaTGTATAAGCCTATGTAAATCTtttattgtaatgttttgtgCATCAGTGAAGAATGAttcaaaagaataaataatttttccCATCCCTATATCTGATGAGTACTTAATCTGGCTCAATAACTGTTAAGTTTAATTtaactttgtttactctgttctCTCTGTCAGATTGGTTGTTGGTAGTGTTGGTGGTGCTTGGCTTCTTCTTGCTGCTGATCTTCTTTGGGATCTGTTGGTGTCAGTGTTGCCCTCACACATGTTGCTGTTATGTGAGCTGCCCATGTTGCCCAGAACGCTGCTGCTGCCCAAGGGCATGTAAGTACAATTATACCCGAATTTATTTAtccttgctgtctctctccttaTTGTGTTCTCTCAAAAGTCAACACATTAAGCATCACATGAGCATAAATTACTTACATTTCTCTTATTGAATAATTTCATGTTGTAGATGGTCTTATTAATTTAATAACTTTCGCTGCAATCTTTACATTGCTTTAGACTTGTGTTCTGGTAATATTAGGTTAGAATAATCACTTTTTAAGGaattgcattgtgtgtgtgtgcgccataTACTGTAGGTAAAATACCAAATCTCAAATTCGAAGTATAAATGGACATACTAACTCtgtgttttttcatttaaagtgtATGAAGCAGGTAAAGCCGTTAAGGCAGGTGCTTCTAGTCAGTATGCAGCCAGTATGTTCGCTCCTAGTTTGTATGGACAACCTGTGTATGTGGGAGGGCCATCACCACCCATCCCAATGCTGCCCATGCCTCAGGGTGTCAACGCCCCTCCCTCTAATGGCTATGGAAGGGACTTTGACACAGCCAGCTCAGGTGGGTAATCCCTCAAATCCTCTAtgcacaggatttttttttttctttaggtgAAATTATTAGTAAAAATAGAGACAACTTTGATAATAAGAAATAGCCTCTTTTTCACTTAATTCACTCATcttggtaaatggcgcacttgtatagcgcttttatccaaagcgccttacactgtctcattcacccattcacacacactcacacaccaatggtagcagagctgccatgcaaggtgctaacttgccatcgggaacaacttggggttcagtgtcttgcccaaggacacttcggtatgtggagtcacgtgggccgggaatcgaaccaccaaccctacgattagtggacaacccgctctaccatctTACCCATGGCCGCCCCATCTTAATTTATGCACTACTGCACTACTACCTCTGTATTCTATTAATTCTATATGGTGTATAGCGTGGGTCCGGTAGGATGTACAGTATTCTGCACAATATTAACTGTGTACTGACAAATACACATTGTATCTTATAGTGTTTTAACATTGGCAATATGCTCAATAACAGCTGTACTTAAAGCAGATGTTTGGCTGTGGGGTCACTAATTAATCTGAATAACCctctaaaataaatacatttaggtTGATGTAATGGGTTTGACTTCTAACTGTTGCTTTGTCCTTTCTATTGTAGTTGGTCAGGGATCTCAGGTACCGTTGCTGCATGACCATGATGGCGGAGCGGGCCAGAGTAAGTTAAAAATTGAATTCTTGTCACCTAAAAAGTAGGTGGTCTGCCATGTTCCAAGTTATgtaacacatctacatgtaaatatcaggaaatgaaagttgaagttctgatccatcatctcatgttcatcatttgatctcaaacccaagttacctcagtgtatagcaaaaacaacagacTTGGCCTTGCCactccagtactttcagaggggtCTGTAATTAGCTCAACCCCTCTGACTATTAATTGTTTTGATATCTAAAACTTTATTTTACGTTCATATTTATGGTATTTGTTTTTCAGCCCGTAGTGGATACCGTATCCAGGCTAATCAGGATGGGAATCCTACACGTTTGCTGTACTATATGGAGCGAGAGCTGGCCAATCTGGACCCCAGTCAGCCTGCAGGTGCCGCAGGCACATATAGTCGACGTGAGTTCTCTTGACCGTGGTTCCTATCCTGAACTTCATAGATTTGGGTGGTCATTGTTTAGAAAGGCCAATCTGAGGGAAACTTTATTCGATCTCCACTAGATTCCCTTTGTATCTAGGCTCATTTTAGGGGTGGAACTGAAATGAATCCTAATTTTGtttatcttaattttttttcttcttccaaatACTCGTTCCTTTTTCACACATGCGCATTCTCGCACAATTACACACTACCTCTCTCCTTCAATCAATACTTATTGCCTCACTCGTTCCCTCCTCCTACAACTGCcgctctttttccttctttctcgctctctctctccttcacacaGTTGATGGTATGAGTGAGATCAGTTCTCTGCATGATGGTGGAGACCCTCGTAATCGTGGTCGCTCCAGGCCTCCCCAGCTGAACACAGTTTATGATGATGAGAACATGAGCACCATCAGCAGCGTATCTCAGAATATGCGGAGAGATGAGCCCAGGAGAGGGGTTGGAGGTGGTCCTAACCATGGGCGTGCACGCTCCATGGACAACCTTGATGATATCGGCCGACATTACAGAGACCGTGATTATCCCCCTAGGGAAGGCAGAAGAGGGTGAGCTAAATATCAAGTCGCTTATAGCTAATCTGAATGAATATAATCATACATTTGTAGgatttgtcattattattattattattattattattattattattattatgatatataGACGTTTtgatctccctgcagttctgaTGATGATTGGAGCAGAAGTGGTCGTGGATATGACCGTGTCCCAGATGACAGACATCGTGACTATTCTCCTGTCGATCGCTTCCGTGATGATCCTCGGGGAGTTGGCCTCCAGGGCCGCCGCAGTCGTAGCCGTGATGACTTGATGGATCTGGAACGTAGGCGGGGAGGTGGAGGCCGGGATGCATACGATGACAGCTTCCTGCGGGAGGcaatggagaagaagaagatgggTGAGCAGCAGCGGGCACGGAGCCGTGAGCGTCTTGACAGTGACAGTGAGCGCTCAGAGCGCTATAGGGGAGGACATGGGGGGCCACCACCACTCCCTCACAGCAGGCCTGCAGGCAATCCTGACCAACGGCGTGCCAACAATGCCGGCTTCCCACCTCCACCATCCTACACAGAGGATACAGACAGCTTAGCATCGTCCAAGAAAAGCAATCTCCGCAAGGTGAGGAGTTCCCACTTGTATAACAACAGATGATGATTACTTTCTGAGCTGTAGAAAATCAGGCAGTAGTAATTCTCACAATCTTCAAATAAAGTTATAGTAACATCTTAAAATCTTAGGCTTGACAGATAAAACCTTATTATTTCAAGGTTTCTAAGAACATTGTCATCTTTTTATATGCTCTGAAAAAGCAGGTTGTGTGATTTTATGTGATATTGTCTCTCTTCCATAGAATGGGGCTGTGAGTCGTGAGAGTCTGGTGGTGTGAAACATTGTGATTGCAGTCAACACGTCAGCTTGGTGTGTTCGTTATATTTTGTAAGTTTGTGGTTTTTGTTGTCATTTGCTGAATGTTCATTGCTGGATTAAATGGGGAAGTACATGTGTGTGAATGCGACTTATTTGAGACTCATGACttaatgtaatgttattatttcagtAGTTTTATAAATTTGTATGTGATAGTTGTATAGCTAAAatcactgttttattattatgaatatgcatttttaaaaagctgtttttatgatattgaatattttccttaaaatatcCAGGTGACACTAAGACTAGGCAGTAATTACACTTAACAAGCTTAGCATCTTATGGCTCAGAAACTGAACTGTAAATGTGTACAAATtataattcaaatgaatttaCATATCTTTGTATTTACTGTAAAGAGATTTCCCAActgaatttattttcagtatGGCAGTAATAATTTCCCTGTATTGCTAGTTTTATGGTTTCCAAAAGAAAAGATGTTACCTCGCTTCACAATGTtgtaagttttaaaaatgtctttattttaaccatgcattttgtttttttaatggaattaaCCAGACATGTAAATTGCTTTCATACATTTGTAATTTGTTATGCTGATCTTTTTAACCATAATCATGATACATTTTGTTAATGGtttataaatcattttacaataaatgttttgtatataaaatcaaTTTGATGTTACTATTGAAAGGGAAATGAGCTtgctttagattttatttttttctaccacTAGGTGGTGtcaatttttcttttaaagctaTGTCAAGTTTGTGTTGTGTAGCTGAATGTGACATGGGCCTACAGTTCTACAGCTAAAAGAATTCTTTGCACAGATCTTTAGATGTATTAAATCATTACATGCTGTTGTTTGGTTTCTATTAATTAATTTGGAAAGGTGACAAAGCTCCAAGCAGTAGGGGATTAATGGAGAAATGataaacaattttaatttaCCCACACCAACCTGTTGGGAGTTtttgctaataataatattattaataactattattattattattgttaatattattatttaattttcctTTTAGTAAGAAAGCCATTTTAGATTGCAGGTTTAATCTTCAATGAACAGAATTCACTGCTATCGATCTTCTCcatctctcatatatatatatatatatatatatatatatatatatatatatatatatatatatatatatatatataaaaataaaatttgtgtgtatgttagtTTTTCTATTAACCATTTATAAATGGGACACTTCAGAGttatgaataaattataaaatgagCTTAAATCCAAAGCCCTGGAAAGAGATAAAGTGTATGTATCATGACTGTGTGTTGTGCAATCTTAGGACAGAGGCATTACCCTTTAGCCTTAGCAGCTGATTagattatgtaaaaaaataaataaaatacccatGTGCTgctacattttctttttctacaaataaaacaaaatggcgCAAATgtggtccaaacctgttccaactGTCATCTCACTAGTGACAATGCACCTTAAAATGGCCTTTAACCTTTCAAATTCACAACAATCAGAATATTCCATGGTGTCTACACTAACCTTAAGCCAAAGAAAATGAACCACTGACAGTGTTTGTGCGTGTGCACATCGGGTGGAGGGGATCTGGTAGACAGTGGGATGAAAAGGGAGGGCTTGGGCACACATGCCACTGGGAAGGAGATTTGCATCATACTGTCATTGCTGGCATTTTAGTTTCGCTGTTTAGGGAGTGAGGATCTTCCTCTAAGGTAAGTGTGCTCATTCTGTAATATTACCTGTGAATGATTTCAGGTTTAGAGCAGTAATTGAGCATTGAAGTCAAATCAAATGTTCAGTTTTGAATCACAGGTCTGtaattttgtttgaattttgtaAAGATCTATATTGCTGTTTGACACATTAAGACAATAAAAAATGGTATTTTTTTCAACTTCTTGCATGTTTAATGTGCATCCTAGATATGAATCTCATGCTACTTATTTATTTGAGGTCCTATTTCATTGTAAAGTTCTTGGGTAATGATATGCATTAGTGCATGACTGGTTGTTGTACACAAATGCAATCCCTGCTAAAGCACATCAAATGCAGAAATCAATTTCATACTTACACAGTCTCCAGTGTGATTTGGGCATGTAGTGTATTACTTCTAGCAGCACTTTAGTATATTAGGTCACTCATGTGATTAGTCATGATCCTAAAAGAAGTCATGAAGTTTCTAGTTACAGTTGATACACAGATTCATAAGAGTCTATTATGAAACAGATACTATTTTTTCATGTGTTAATAAGCATTGTGTATGATTAGAAATAAAGATGACCCACCTGAACTAGACAAACAAGTCACTCCCCCTAACTAATAGCACTTTATAGCACAATAATGTCTTCTGGTGGTGTTGCCTCATAGCTCCAAGCTCCCAGGTTCAATTTTAagctcagtttactgtttgtgtgcatgtctcCCCATGTCTGTATGGGTTTGCTTCAGGTCctgtggtttcctcccaccttctaAAAACGTGCATGTAGATTGGTAACACTAAATTGCTCCTAGTTGtgaatgagtttgtgtgtgtgtgtgtttgtgtgtgtgtatggtgctctgcaatggactggcatcccatgcCCAGAATCCTCACGCTCCATTTTCCCGGTATTGGTtttggatccaccacaaccctgagcaggataaagtgatttctgaaaatgaatgaatgattgctGGACTATACTTGTTTGTCAGTCAGGACAGTTTCCTTATcttgtatgtattttatatgcTGATATTCTGTTACTCATGATTCTATGCAATCTTGTATCATTTGGATACAGCTTTCCTCAGCTTTCATCTTGATGTTATGTGTAGCTGCTCTCCTGGATGTTAACAGTATCATCATACACTTCTATTGATGTAGAAATTAAGATTTGGACATCATTCTTGCAAGAAGCATGCAACTCATGCAACCTGCTGCAGGAACCACTGAGCGCTAAGTTTATTTAGGTGTTAGTACggctgtgctgtttttattgtttgacTTTCATTTAGCTGAATACATAATGTGGTAATGTTAGTGTGTATGTGGCTATGCTTCTGGTGTTAGTATGGGTGTTGCCTTGCATTTTGCCACTACTCTGTACTTAAATTGTTCTGTTgacttaaataattaaaataaatgtaatgtgtgttaTTATGGCTTGTGATATTGTAGtttatgtttaattaatatgGAACTGCTCTATTATTTGTAGTTGGCTCATGCACACTGGGTCAATCATGCAGTCAGCACGTGAACACCTCATGTTTGAGAATAGTCAGTACctgctcattagggatgcaGTATATTCTAATTTTAAGTCATTAGCTTCTATGTTCCCTGTTTAAAGAACCACAGTTCCCCTTTTTAAAGGAGTTTGGTTGAAAAGCTGTCTGGTTCTTTTGTAAACTTTACCTCACTTATTGACATCACAAATTTAGCATGAGGACAATGTCAGGTGCATAGGCAAAATGAGAGATGCCAAGAAAAGTTCAAAGCCTGTTGACCCACTGTCCTTGGTTCAGAAAAGACAACAGTTAGTGCATCAGCTCTGGAAACTCCAGTTAAACCCACCACCCAGTCAGACACAGGGAAAGCGTATTGGCCATACTGTGACAATAATAACCACTATGTAAATGACTGCAAATTTTACATAGTTGAGAAAGGAGCACAATAGATGCTGGCCCTATGATTGTGGTCATCAGGCTGTTTAAGTGCACTCTGAAAGCTCACTGTAAGGCATGCAACAGGAAACAATTCTTGTTGTTGCACCAGCTGAATGTGAGGGCGTAAGGCAATACATCGCAGAAAGTTGTGACCAAAAGTTGTCGTGCTAATACTACCAGTAGAGTTCTTTATGTTGACCACCTGaaagtgtgtgcgattgtaccctgcgatgggttggcagcccgtccagtgtgtcccccacctcgtcccccaagttccctgggataggctccaggctccctgtgaccctgtgtaagataagccatacagaaaatggatggctggatggatggatgttgacAAACCAACCTACAACCCTAAAGTACTCTTAAAGATCAAGGTCTTAATAAGGAAAGGGGATAATTCACTATCAGCATATGCCATTTTGGATGGTCGGTCAGAGTGTACAATCATTCCTCATGAAAACTGTTTAGTTTGAAAGGGCACCCTGAGGATGTAGCCCTCCATACAGTGAAACAGGACTTGCACGTTTTTCATGGGGTGGCTATCTTATTCACTGTATCCCCAGTTGCAGAACCTACTTAAATGCCTTTACTTAACTGTACAGTTAAGCCTGGCTGAACACACTCACCCCATCAGCACTCTGCAACAAATATAAGCATCTTGCTAACTTTCCTCTCCAGCCACTGAATAGTGCTTCTCGTTGATTCAGACTGCCATTCAACTCTTATAGGAATGGACAGTTTACCACTAAAGCCAAGGAGGGAGTGGGATGTCACAACTACCAGAAGAGTTTCTTCATTCTTGGTAGCTATGGGAGCTACATATCAAAGAGCTGGATATTATCTCCATACCTAGGTGTTACTCGAGCCACAGGTTGGACCAACCAAACAGTAAAAGAGACATTCACATCATCTGCAATTCCTCTGAGAGGGCATATGGGTCTGTGACTTAAAGACTGAGAGCTCCACTGGGAAAGTGGAAGTCTCATTCATGACTGCAAGTTCTTGTATCCCTCAGCTGTGTGCTGCACTGACTATACAAGGTCCTTAACATGGATTTAACTCTTCCCATTAGTATCACAATGTCGTCTGACTCTATGATGGTTCTGGCTTGGCTGTTGTCATGGTGCTGccattacatattacatatatgtggGGACTCGAGTGGCAGAGATACAAGAGTTATATCATGGCTATATCCCATCAGAAGATAACCCAGTTGAAGACATCACATGGGGCAAATCTTTCTAGGACCTGAGTAAGAGTAGCAGGTGGAATCATGGGCTACTATTTCTGAAGATGAGTCCTACAACTTGGCCCAACCCACCATGCCCAAAACTTGATGAGCCACGCAATGAGGTAAGACAGTCCACCACCACTGTGCTAGCCTCCTTAACTACCTCCTTGCCAGATACATCCCTGCCAGAGCCACAACAGTTCTCACAGagcttgtgtgtgcatgtgaagtAAGTACCACTGTGCTATTTTTGTTGTTTGGCTTTCATTAAGCCAAATGAATACCATGGTAATGTTAGTGTGATATATGTGGTTATGCTTCTGGTGTTAGTATGGTTGTTTTCATGGATTTTGCCACTACTTTGAACTTAAATTGTATTATTAAATGGATGTAGTCTGTGTTGTTATGGATATTGTagattatgtttaattaatatataacaGCTGTGCTGTTATTCGTAGTTGGTGCATGCACACTGGGTCAATCATGTAACATATAAACCCCTCATGTTTGAGAACAGTCAGTACCTACCCACTAGTGATGTAGTACTTATTTAAAAGAATGTTTAAGAAGGAGTattgtaaattatttatattatgcaTAATATATTCACAAAGACTGATGATGTAGTTCTGGTAGGTTCTCTCTTATACCCTACTTCATTTATTGACATCAGAGTTCTATTCGGACTCCCTGCAGAAATTCAATCTAGCCTGAATCAGCAGAATTCCAAACATATGTTTCACGTTCCTTTACATGCACCATATGACCAAACGTTTGTGAACAcacatatgtggttcttccccaaactgttcccacaaacttggaagcacacagttgtacagaatgtctttgtacgctgtagcattaagatttcccttcactggaactaaatctggaatgggatattcaaaaaacacatctgggtgtgatgatcagctGTCTTTATcttttggccataaagtgtatttgtgtattgtgtaacaGAGCCACTGTATTTTCTTGAATATTGCACTACATATAAATTGGAAGACTATTTATTAGAATAAACTAATAATCTACATTATTAATCTCCTTTGGTatctaaatgtttgtttttcttattaGAATATAAGGATataactgaatacaaatacattattaagaatgaacagataatgtgctctaaacagatacaaatatggGCATCTAGTTCATAGTTATCTAGTTAAAACTAGAGGTATGCGTCAGGTCTGGAATCTTGTGTGATGCAATAAAATACAGTGTGCGAATGGAAGGTTTTTGCTTTCATGTGAACCAGAGCGAacggtcagatatgaagctcatggAACAAACCAAGACCACTTTCATTAACATCAGTGCTGcatgatgcatttacagcaAGGTTTTTAATCTTAGCTAATCTTATCAAAAGACAGGTGTGGctaggttttcattctaaccaatcagaagccacacTTGATTTCAGCTTGGCTGGTTGGAATAAAAGCCTGTAGCCACAACAGCCCTCTACAGATAAGATTAACGACCCCTGATTTACAGCATCATTGGTAACTGCCCTGCCAGGGTTATGATGCTTTACACTAGAtagctagtttgtttatatcttTGGAAATAGAACCtactaaatttgttagaaaatatctgTGTGAGTGCAATTTAAAAATTTTCTAAATACAGTTCCCCGCACATCTCTTGTTGAGACCAGTTATGAAaatgagtgatgtagctgaggttgtgGAGCTTTTAGATCTttcagaattcacacacacaacaatgctgacatttctacCTCCAGGTCAGCACCCCTTCCCCCCTAGTGTTTATTGGGGGATAGTGATGGAGCTCATATTTAATTTGATAAAATCTTCCAGTTTACGCCACATCCACTTCGGGTAAATCCAAAAACTGATCAGGGTATTTGGAGAACTATACAGGTACAAATAGTATCATTGTGCTACATCCCAATAGAGTAAAATTAGAATGCTTTAACAGAGCAGTAGTTTACACACTCTGCAGTGTGATTACCTCAGACTTCTGAAGCTGGTCGTCATTCCAATacttcacacatttttattggAGTCAGTCTGTTCCATGACTCCTCTCTCTACAGTCTCCATCTTTTCATTCCTCCATAAACCCAATTCATCTAGTTTGTCTCCTAAAACAGCTAGAGGGACAATAGCCCTTTTCTCTAGCAGTGAGCCTGTCCTGAAGGGAACGAGCACTGGCCTGCCCAGCACTGACATCATGACCTTTACAAATTAAGTTGAGTAGAAGCAAGTGGGCTTGATATAGGGAGAAAagtatgtaatgtaatataatgcagAAAAGCATGATTTGTATTACTGTAGAGAATAAGAAAGCAAAAATGGGCTGAGGCAAACATTCCATCTAATataagaaagagacagaaggtTGGGTGTGATGGACAGTTATCAGTGCACATCAACTTCCCTGTGTTGTGTGGTGTCAGGCTCGAACTGTGCTGTTTAGACAATAAACTCTGTGTGTGGAGGCACAAGGGGCAagcatgagtgtgtatgtgtttgcgtgtgtaGGGGTGGGTGGTGTATGGGTGCTTGAGAGTGTAGCATTTGGATTGTCATTTCATGGCTGAGAAGTGTACTATTGTCAGATAACAGAACCATGAAAAAGTGTGGTACAGTGTTATCTAAAGCAGTGACATCATATGTGTGTCATAGCACCATGTTAAGAAAACATCACACCACAAAACACAAGAGTTTGGAAACTGTGTACTCTTGATCCTCCTTTTCTTAATTTCCTGGACAAAATGTACATCAGtgatgagaaaatgtatgaaatagaGAGTGAGAActtacagttgagtgcaaaggTTTGCACACACCCCAGTTTTTTGAAAGGGAAACCAGAcaatgtacagttgcaatcaaaattattcaacccccattgcaaatcaggtttattgtcaaaatttacagactttcagctgtttgcaatgaacaaatccaacaaatgcaattgaaatagttcaacacaacgaatgcttca from the Ictalurus furcatus strain D&B chromosome 17, Billie_1.0, whole genome shotgun sequence genome contains:
- the lsr gene encoding lipolysis-stimulated lipoprotein receptor isoform X2, which encodes MRLLFVILIIFTVTGFTTGVNVVCPVKRYVVILFQPVTLRCDFTTTSTVPPLITWKYKSFCRDPIQAALNPSSADNTLAQSNPNYNPNIECSDSSRTVRIVASKQTAVTLGNQYQGRKISIINNADLNIDQTAWGDSGVYVCSVASSQDLSGNGEDYTELIVLDWLLVVLVVLGFFLLLIFFGICWCQCCPHTCCCYVSCPCCPERCCCPRALYEAGKAVKAGASSQYAASMFAPSLYGQPVYVGGPSPPIPMLPMPQGVNAPPSNGYGRDFDTASSVGQGSQVPLLHDHDGGAGQTRSGYRIQANQDGNPTRLLYYMERELANLDPSQPAGAAGTYSRLDGMSEISSLHDGGDPRNRGRSRPPQLNTVYDDENMSTISSVSQNMRRDEPRRGVGGGPNHGRARSMDNLDDIGRHYRDRDYPPREGRRGSDDDWSRSGRGYDRVPDDRHRDYSPVDRFRDDPRGVGLQGRRSRSRDDLMDLERRRGGGGRDAYDDSFLREAMEKKKMGEQQRARSRERLDSDSERSERYRGGHGGPPPLPHSRPAGNPDQRRANNAGFPPPPSYTEDTDSLASSKKSNLRKNGAVSRESLVV
- the lsr gene encoding lipolysis-stimulated lipoprotein receptor isoform X1; the encoded protein is MRLLFVILIIFTVTGFTTGVNVVCPVKRYVVILFQPVTLRCDFTTTSTVPPLITWKYKSFCRDPIQAALNPSSADNTLAQSNPNYNPNIECSDSSRTVRIVASKQTAVTLGNQYQGRKISIINNADLNIDQTAWGDSGVYVCSVASSQDLSGNGEDYTELIVLERKSNTTDLLPGIDLLIMEDWLLVVLVVLGFFLLLIFFGICWCQCCPHTCCCYVSCPCCPERCCCPRALYEAGKAVKAGASSQYAASMFAPSLYGQPVYVGGPSPPIPMLPMPQGVNAPPSNGYGRDFDTASSVGQGSQVPLLHDHDGGAGQTRSGYRIQANQDGNPTRLLYYMERELANLDPSQPAGAAGTYSRLDGMSEISSLHDGGDPRNRGRSRPPQLNTVYDDENMSTISSVSQNMRRDEPRRGVGGGPNHGRARSMDNLDDIGRHYRDRDYPPREGRRGSDDDWSRSGRGYDRVPDDRHRDYSPVDRFRDDPRGVGLQGRRSRSRDDLMDLERRRGGGGRDAYDDSFLREAMEKKKMGEQQRARSRERLDSDSERSERYRGGHGGPPPLPHSRPAGNPDQRRANNAGFPPPPSYTEDTDSLASSKKSNLRKNGAVSRESLVV